In Tripterygium wilfordii isolate XIE 37 chromosome 15, ASM1340144v1, whole genome shotgun sequence, one DNA window encodes the following:
- the LOC120016176 gene encoding putative nuclease HARBI1, translating to MEGYDDGKDLGFGNNMPKELGQSLANGTKFVDEVLNGPTDRCLENFRMDKQAFYKLCDILHLKGLLHHTNRIKIEEQLAIFLFIIGHNLRTRAVQELFRYSGETISRHFNNVLNAIMAISLDFFQPPNFDVPPEILEDPRFYPYFKDCVGTIDGFHIPVMVGVDEQGPFRNKNGQLSQRVLVACSFDLKFHYVLAGWEGSASDLRLLYSALTRRNRLQIPEGKYYLVDNKYANMPGFITPYSGVSYHLNEDPSGYHPQDARELFNQRHLLLQNATDRIFGSLKARFPILTSAPPYPLQTQVKLVVVACALHNFIRMEKPDDWLFKMYEHGAVPQGEESMPPLQVEPSMHVEMLTEDVPFGKEELEFTSQLRDSIATEMWDDYIHDISTM from the exons ATGGAGGGGTATGATGATGGAAAGGATCTAGGCTTCGGGAATAATATGCCTAAGGAACTAGGTCAAAGTTTAGCTAATGGTACAAAATTTGTGGATGAAGTACTAAATGGTCCAACTGACCGCTGTCTGGAAAATTTCCGCATGGATAAGCAGGCATTTTACAAGTTATGCGATATTTTGCACTTGAAAGGCTTATTACACCACACAAATCGAATTAAGATTGAGGAGCAGTTAGCCATCTTCCTGTTCATTATTGGGCACAATCTTCGGACTCGAGCTGTCCAAGAGTTATTCCGGTATTCAGGAGAGACCATCAGTCGCCATTTCAACAATGTTTTGAATGCTATTATGGCAATTTCATTAGACTTCTTTCAGCCTCCAAACTTTGATGTTCCACCAGAAATCTTGGAAGATCCTCGATTTTATCCATATTTCAAG GATTGTGTGGGAACAATAGATGGCTTCCATATACCAGTGATGGTGGGCGTGGATGAGCAAGGCCCTTTCCGCAACAAGAATGGACAACTTTCACAACGTGTCTTGGTTGCTTGCTCATTTGATCTGAAGTTCCATTATGTTCTTGCTGGCTGGGAGGGTTCAGCATCAGATTTAAGACTTCTATATTCTGCACTCACAAGGCGCAATAGGTTGCAAATCCCTGAAG GTAAGTATTACCTTGTCGACAACAAATATGCTAATATGCCGGGCTTCATAACCCCATACAGTGGAGTTTCCTACCATTTAAATGAAGATCCCAGTGGTTACCATCCTCAGGATGCCAGAGAGCTATTCAATCAACGGCACTTATTGTTACAAAATGCCACTGATCGTATATTTGGTTCTCTGAAAGCACGCTTCCCTATACTGACGTCGGCTCCGCCATACCCGTTGCAAACGCAGGTGAAGTTGGTTGTTGTGGCCTGTGCGTTACACAATTTCATTCGCATGGAGAAGCCAGATGATTGGCTTTTCAAAATGTATGAACATGGTGCTGTACCGCAAGGCGAAGAGTCAATGCCGCCGCTTCAGGTAGAACCTTCAATGCATGTTGAAATGCTGACAGAGGACGTTCCTTTCGGAAAGGAAGAACTGGAGTTCACTTCACAGTTGCGGGACTCTATTGCGACTGAAATGTGGGATGACTACATCCATGATATATCAACCATGTAG
- the LOC120016694 gene encoding galactose mutarotase yields the protein MADQTQKPELFELNNGTMKVNVTNLGGIITSLSVPDKNGNLADVVLGFDTFEPYANGLSPYFGAIVGRVANRIKEGKFTLDGAEYSLHVNNPPNSLHGGLKGFDKVIWEVTDYKKGENPSITFKYHSHDGEEGYPGILSVTATYTLTSSTTMRLDMEATPENKTTPVNLAQHTYWNLAGHNSGNILDQYIQIWGSHITPVDENLIPTGEIKPVEGTPFDFTTEKKIGESIHEVGLGYDHNYVLDGVEEKSGLKHAAKVRDPASSRVLNLWTNAPGMQFYSGNYLNGIVGKGGAVYGKHWALCLETQGFPNAINQPNFPSVVVKPGEKYKHSMLFEFSVE from the exons ATGGCCGATCAAACCCAGAAACCAGAGCTCTTCGAACTCAACAATGGGACAATGAAAGTGAATGTAACCAACTTGGGTGGCATCATCACTTCCTTGTCTGTACCTGACAAAAATG GGAATTTAGCTGATGTTGTGCTTGGATTCGACACATTTGAGCCATATGCG AATGGTTTGTCTCCATACTTTGGAGCCATTGTGGGGAGGGTGGCGAATCGGATTAAAGAGGGGAAGTTCACTCTTGATGGGGCGGAATACTCCTTGCATGTCAACAATCCTCCAAACAGTCTTCATG GTGGGTTGAAGGGCTTTGATAAGGTCATCTGGGAGGTAACAGATTATAAGAAAGGAGAAAACCCATCCATTACGTTCAAATATCACAGTCATGATGGCGAGGAAG GTTATCCAGGGATTCTCTCTGTTACTGCAACTTACACACTCACTTCAAGCACCACCATGAGACTTGACATGGAAGCAACTCCAGAAAACAAGACAACTCCTGTCAACTTAGCTCAGCATACCTACTGGAACTTAGCTGGCCACAACTCCGGGAACATACTTGACCAGTATATTCAGATATGGGGATCTCATATTACTCCAGTGGACGAGAACTTGATCCCTACTGGGGAAATCAAACCAGTAGAAGGCACCCCATTTGATTTCACAACTGAGAAGAAAATTGGTGAATCAATTCATGAGGTAGGGCTAGGCTATGACCACAACTATGTACTCGACGGTGTGGAAGAGAAGTCGGGGCTGAAACATGCTGCGAAAGTGAGAGACCCTGCAAGCTCAAGGGTGCTTAACTTGTGGACCAATGCCCCTGGAATGCAGTTCTACAGCGGGAACTATTTGAATGGGATTGTTGGCAAAGGAGGAGCTGTCTACGGGAAGCACTGGGCTCTCTGTCTGGAGACGCAAGGATTCCCAAATGCCATAAACCAACCAAACTTCCCATCTGTTGTTGTTAAACCTGGTGAGAAGTACAAGCACAGTATGTTGTTTGAATTTTCAGTCGAATGA
- the LOC120016085 gene encoding ERAD-associated E3 ubiquitin-protein ligase component HRD3A-like produces MHRSIRRKRTQSILLLLLLCLYPLTLHARPFVLVLSQDDLKDGPTASSDPADADSTSTGDWDEFDDSDSKSDEDLDPGSWRSILEPDLVSNSGAASGAVEPDVADYYSGVQKMLEAVSEGEVRLMEEATTEIEAAAAAGNPHAQSVLGFMYGMGQMKERNKAKAFLHHHFASEGGNMQSKMALAYTYLRQDMQETAVKLYAELAEVAVNSFFISKDSPVIEQVRIHTGAEENKEALRKSRGEENEDFQILEYQAQKGNAGAMYKIGLFYYFGLRGLRRDHTKALSWFLKAVDKGEPRSMELLGEIYARGAGVERNYTKALEWLTLASKQQLYSAYNGMGYLYVKGYGVEKKNYTKAKEYFEKAADNDEPGGHYNLGVLYLKGIGVKRDVKLACKYFIVAANAGQPKAFYQLAKMFQTGVGLKKDLHMASGLYKLVAERGPWSSLSRWALESYLKGDVGKAYLLYSRMAELGYEVAQSNAAWILDKYEEHSMCMGESGFCTDAERHQHAHSLWWQASEQGNEHAALLIGDAYYYGRGTERDYVRAAEAYMHAKSQSNAQAMFNLGYMHEHGQGLPLDLHLAKRYYDQAVEIDPAAKLPVALALASLWIRKNYADSFMVRLIDSLPEVFPKGGAWVENVIMEEGNATILTLFVCLLTVLFLRERQRRHAAVGDVAFQQPPNEHVAHVPN; encoded by the exons ATGCATCGCTCCATTCGCAGAAAACGCACGCAATCCAtcctccttcttctccttctttgtcTCTACCCGCTCACTCTCCACGCTCGACCGTTTGTTTTGGTCCTATCTCAGGACGACCTCAAAGATGGCCCCACGGCATCGTCAGACCCCGCCGACGCTGACTCCACCTCTACCGGCGATTGGGACGAGTTCGATGATTCGGACTCGAAGTCCGACGAGGATCTCGACCCTGGCTCATGGCGTTCGATCTTGGAGCCGGACTTGGTTTCAAATTCGGGCGCCGCGTCAGGTGCTGTGGAGCCCGATGTAGCTGACTACTACTCTGGCGTGCAGAAGATGCTGGAAGCGGTGAGCGAGGGCGAGGTTCGGTTGATGGAGGAGGCTACGACAGAGATCGAGGCTGCCGCTGCGGCCGGGAACCCGCACGCGCAGTCTGTGCTTGGTTTCATGTATGGAATGGGGCAGATGAAGGAGAGGAACAAGGCCAAGGCGTTTTTGCACCATCATTTTGCTTCAGAGGGAGGGAACATGCAGTCTAAGATGGCTCTCGCGTACACATACTTACGGCAAGAT ATGCAGGAAACAGCAGTTAAATTGTATGCTGAATTAGCAGAGGTAGCAGTTAACAGTTTCTTTATCTCAAAAGATTCACCTGTGATTGAGCAAGTTAGGATTCACACTGGAGCCGAGGAGAACAAGGAGGCCTTGAGGAAGTCACGAGGGGAGGAGAATGAGGACTTTCAGATTTTGGAATATCAGGCTCAGAAAGGGAATGCCGGAGCAATGTACAAAATCGGACTCTTTTACTACTTTGGATTGAGAGGACTAAGGCGTGATCATACCAAGGCATTGTCTTGGTTCTTGAAGGCTGTAGATAAGGGGGAGCCAAGGTCTATGGAACTTCTTGGTGAGATATACGCAAGAGGGGCTGGAGTGGAAAGAAATTACACTAAGGCACTTGAATGGCTAACACTTGCCTCAAAGCAGCAATTATATTCGGCATATAATGGGATGGGATATTTATATGTCAAGGGTTATGGAGTAGAGAAGAAGAACTACACGAAA GCAAAAGAGTATTTTGAGAAAGCCGCTGATAATGATGAGCCTGGTGGGCACTATAATCTTGGAGTACTTTATCTGAAAGGCATCGGTGTAAAGAGGGATGTAAAATTGGCATGCAAATATTTTATAGTGGCTGCTAATGCAGGTCAGCCAAAAGCATTTTACCAGTTGGCAAAGATGTTCCAGACCGGTGTGGGACTTAAGAAAGACCTCCATATG GCTAGCGGATTATACAAACTAGTAGCAGAACGGGGACCATGGAGTTCCTTGTCTAGATGGGCGCTGGAGTCATATTTAAAAGGTGATGTGGGTAAGGCATACCTCTTGTATTCAAGGATGGCTGAATTAGGCTATGAGGTCGCGCAAAGTAATGCTGCATGGATTCTTGACAAATATGAAGAACATAgtatgtgcatgggagagtctGGGTTTTGTACAGATGCAGAAAGGCATCAACACGCACATTCTTTATGGTGGCAAGCATCTGAGCAGGGTAACGAACATGCTGCTTTGCTGATTGGGGATGCATATTATTATGGACGG GGGACAGAGAGGGATTATGTACGAGCAGCAGAAGCTTACATGCATGCAAAATCCCAATCAAATGCACAGGCCATGTTCAACCTTGGATACATGCATGAGCATGGCCAGGGACTTCCGCTTGATCTTCATCTTGCCAAGCGTTATTATGATCAAGCTGTAGAGATTGACCCTGCAGCAAAGTTACCTGTCGCCCTGGCGCTTGCTAGCTTATGGATAAGAAAGAATTATGCTGACAGTTTTATG GTCCGGCTGATTGATTCTTTACCTGAAGTCTTCCCAAAAGGGGGAGCATGGGTGGAGAATGTGATCATGGAGGAAGGAAATGCAACAATTCTGACGCTTTTTGTGTGTCTCCTTACAGTCCTGTTCCTTCGTGAGAGGCAACGGAGGCATGCTGCCGTTGGTGACGTTGCTTTCCAGCAGCCACCTAATGAGCATGTTGCTCATGTACCAAATTAG